From a single Anaeromicrobium sediminis genomic region:
- a CDS encoding sugar ABC transporter permease gives MEQVKLKKKRQLNIRKYTMIIALIGIWFLFYNLDDTGTFLTARNLSNLFKQMSVTAVLAMGMFMILVNLHIDLSLGSLVGLSGGVCALLMYKFGMNPFMAIILTILLGAVCGIFTGSWVNAGVPAFIASLGGMLAYRGAIMGLSKGASVPTSEPAFRFLGTAYVPPTVGWIIGAIAILGLSYMTIKKRQSRIKFGFEVKSMALELLYLGIYIGIIMTFIYTMNSYKGIPMPIAIVLGIALILTFVATKTRFGRQVFAIGGNKEAARLSGIDIKARTMQIFIISGVMASIAGILLTARLGTATTDAGNGFELDAVASCVIGGTSLLGGEGTIIGAVLGALVMASIDNGMSILNTEAYWQLIVKGLILVIAVFIDIYNKKKGK, from the coding sequence ATGGAACAAGTAAAGCTTAAGAAAAAACGACAGTTAAATATTAGAAAATATACTATGATAATAGCTTTAATCGGTATATGGTTTCTATTTTATAATCTAGATGATACAGGTACTTTCCTAACGGCAAGAAACTTATCAAACCTATTTAAACAAATGTCTGTAACGGCAGTATTAGCAATGGGAATGTTTATGATATTAGTTAATCTTCATATAGATTTATCCCTAGGTTCATTAGTTGGTTTATCTGGTGGAGTATGTGCCCTACTCATGTACAAGTTTGGTATGAACCCATTTATGGCAATAATACTTACTATACTATTAGGTGCTGTATGTGGAATCTTTACAGGATCTTGGGTAAATGCTGGAGTACCAGCATTCATTGCATCACTAGGTGGTATGCTTGCTTATAGGGGAGCTATCATGGGACTTTCAAAGGGAGCGTCTGTTCCTACTAGTGAACCTGCATTTAGGTTCTTAGGAACGGCTTATGTGCCTCCTACTGTGGGATGGATAATAGGAGCTATAGCAATACTCGGTCTTAGCTACATGACAATTAAAAAGAGACAAAGTAGGATTAAATTTGGATTTGAAGTAAAATCCATGGCTTTAGAATTATTATACTTAGGTATTTATATAGGAATAATAATGACATTTATATATACTATGAATTCATATAAGGGAATACCAATGCCTATAGCCATCGTATTAGGAATTGCACTTATTTTAACTTTTGTTGCAACTAAAACTAGATTTGGTAGACAAGTATTTGCCATAGGTGGTAATAAGGAAGCTGCCAGATTATCTGGTATTGATATAAAGGCAAGAACAATGCAAATATTTATTATATCAGGAGTAATGGCATCAATAGCTGGAATCCTATTAACAGCAAGACTAGGAACTGCAACTACAGATGCAGGAAATGGATTTGAACTGGATGCAGTTGCATCTTGTGTTATTGGTGGAACATCACTACTTGGTGGAGAAGGAACTATTATTGGAGCTGTATTAGGTGCATTGGTTATGGCATCTATAGACAATGGAATGTCCATATTAAATACAGAGGCTTATTGGCAACTTATAGTTAAGGGACTTATATTAGTTATAGCAGTATTTATAGACATATACAATAAGAAAAAGGGTAAGTAA
- a CDS encoding xylose ABC transporter ATP-binding protein codes for MSKNILEMRNITKEFPGVKALDKVNFQVEKGEVHALCGENGAGKSTLMKILSGVYPYGTYTGDIVLKGEVQKFSNIADSEKKKIAIVYQELALVPQMTVAENIYLSNEPMIHKGLTIDDEKLNYMAKELLDKLGLDIPTNTLVRDLGVGVQQLVEIAKALSKDVEILILDEPTAALTDSEVEAFFRIIKDLQKKGITFIIITHKLEEIFEIANTVTVIRDGLTISSDPIEDLDEDKIIKLMVGRELDDRYPKEVHQGEEVIMEVKDFSVYDVMNNKELVKNVSFQVRKGEILGVAGLMGAGRTELVMGLFGAYGKNTSGTISIDGKEVNINSPKDAIKNGLALVTEDRKGNGLVLGQSVMVNTTLASLKKVLSGGVLDENKEIFHSNKYVDDLLIKTPSIEQLVKNLSGGNQQKVVIGKWLMTDPKILILDEPTRGIDVGAKYEIYNLMNKLAKKGVAVVMISSELPEIIGMSDRILVMHEGSIKGELPRGASQEEIMYFATGRRGNNGTSKA; via the coding sequence TTGAGTAAAAATATCTTGGAAATGAGAAATATAACAAAGGAATTTCCAGGGGTTAAAGCACTTGATAAGGTAAACTTTCAAGTAGAAAAGGGAGAAGTACATGCACTATGTGGTGAAAATGGAGCAGGAAAATCTACCTTGATGAAAATATTAAGTGGTGTTTATCCTTATGGAACTTATACAGGAGATATAGTATTAAAAGGTGAAGTACAAAAGTTTTCAAACATAGCAGATTCAGAAAAGAAAAAAATTGCCATAGTTTATCAAGAACTAGCATTAGTTCCTCAAATGACTGTTGCAGAGAATATTTATCTTTCTAATGAGCCTATGATTCATAAGGGACTTACTATAGATGATGAAAAATTAAATTATATGGCCAAGGAACTTTTAGATAAGCTAGGTTTAGATATACCAACAAATACATTAGTAAGGGATTTAGGTGTGGGAGTTCAACAATTAGTAGAAATTGCTAAGGCCCTTTCTAAGGATGTGGAAATATTAATATTAGATGAACCAACAGCAGCTTTAACAGATAGTGAAGTAGAGGCATTTTTTAGAATTATAAAGGATCTACAAAAAAAGGGAATAACTTTCATTATAATAACTCATAAATTAGAAGAAATATTTGAAATAGCTAACACAGTAACAGTAATAAGGGATGGTCTTACTATAAGTAGTGACCCTATTGAAGATTTAGATGAAGATAAGATTATAAAGCTTATGGTAGGAAGAGAATTGGATGATAGATACCCTAAGGAAGTTCATCAAGGTGAAGAAGTAATCATGGAAGTAAAAGATTTTTCCGTATATGATGTGATGAACAACAAAGAACTTGTAAAAAATGTATCATTCCAGGTAAGAAAGGGAGAAATCCTTGGTGTAGCAGGTCTTATGGGAGCTGGAAGAACAGAATTAGTTATGGGGTTATTTGGAGCCTATGGAAAAAATACTTCAGGAACCATAAGTATTGATGGAAAAGAAGTTAATATAAACTCTCCTAAGGATGCCATTAAAAATGGTTTAGCCTTAGTTACGGAAGACAGAAAGGGAAATGGATTAGTTCTTGGCCAAAGTGTCATGGTAAATACTACCCTAGCATCCCTTAAAAAGGTATTATCAGGTGGAGTATTAGATGAAAATAAGGAAATATTCCATTCTAATAAATATGTGGATGATTTACTTATAAAAACTCCTAGTATAGAACAATTAGTAAAAAATCTATCAGGAGGAAATCAACAAAAGGTTGTAATAGGAAAATGGCTAATGACAGACCCTAAAATATTAATATTAGATGAACCTACAAGGGGTATTGACGTAGGTGCTAAATATGAAATATACAACTTAATGAATAAACTTGCAAAAAAAGGCGTTGCAGTTGTTATGATCTCGTCAGAACTCCCAGAAATAATAGGTATGTCAGATAGAATACTTGTAATGCATGAAGGAAGTATAAAGGGCGAATTGCCAAGGGGAGCTTCACAAGAAGAAATAATGTATTTTGCTACAGGAAGGAGAGGCAACAATGGAACAAGTAAAGCTTAA
- the xylF gene encoding D-xylose ABC transporter substrate-binding protein: MKKRIISLVCIAALSLGLFAGCGKKQEATTEAPADGKKEIVIGFSMDTLKEERWQKDRDILMARAQEKGVKILIQAANGDDNKQIAQAENMISQGVDVLMVAPHNAEVAATIVESAHAEGIPVLSYDRLIKNADVDLYVSFDNEKVGNLQGEYVTKMNPKGNYVYIGGAPTDNNAHLFKKGAMDVLKPFIDNGDINLVYEQMSKDWQPSEAQKHMENALTANKNKVDVVICANDGTAGGAISALAEQQLSGKVPVTGQDAELAACQRIVEGQQVMTVYKPIPKLAETALDLAIKMAKKEEVKTNSTVANGKIDVLSYLLEPVVVDKDNMMDTIIKDGYHPFEEVYKNIPEDERPAK, from the coding sequence ATGAAAAAAAGAATAATATCGCTAGTATGTATAGCGGCGCTTTCTCTAGGCCTATTTGCAGGATGTGGAAAGAAACAGGAAGCTACAACAGAGGCACCAGCAGATGGTAAAAAAGAAATTGTAATTGGTTTTTCAATGGATACGTTAAAGGAAGAAAGATGGCAAAAGGATAGAGATATCCTTATGGCTAGAGCACAAGAAAAGGGTGTTAAAATCCTAATTCAAGCGGCAAATGGTGATGATAACAAGCAAATTGCTCAAGCTGAGAACATGATATCTCAAGGCGTAGATGTACTTATGGTAGCACCTCACAATGCAGAGGTTGCAGCTACAATTGTTGAATCAGCTCATGCAGAAGGTATTCCTGTTTTATCTTATGATAGATTAATCAAGAATGCAGATGTAGACTTATATGTTTCTTTTGATAATGAAAAAGTTGGTAACTTACAAGGTGAATACGTAACTAAGATGAATCCAAAAGGAAACTATGTATACATTGGTGGAGCCCCAACAGATAACAATGCACACCTATTCAAAAAAGGTGCTATGGATGTATTAAAGCCATTCATCGACAATGGAGATATTAATTTAGTATATGAGCAAATGTCAAAGGACTGGCAACCAAGTGAAGCTCAAAAGCATATGGAAAACGCTTTAACAGCTAACAAAAACAAGGTAGATGTAGTAATTTGTGCAAATGATGGAACTGCAGGTGGAGCTATATCTGCATTAGCAGAGCAACAATTATCTGGAAAAGTACCTGTAACTGGACAAGATGCAGAGTTAGCTGCTTGTCAAAGAATTGTTGAAGGACAACAAGTTATGACAGTATACAAGCCTATACCAAAGCTTGCAGAAACTGCTCTTGATTTAGCTATAAAGATGGCTAAAAAGGAAGAAGTTAAAACTAACTCTACTGTAGCAAATGGAAAGATTGATGTATTGTCATACTTATTAGAGCCTGTAGTAGTTGACAAGGACAACATGATGGACACTATTATAAAGGATGGATACCACCCATTTGAAGAAGTTTATAAGAATATTCCAGAAGATGAAAGACCAGCAAAATAA
- a CDS encoding ROK family protein translates to MKEFFCGIDLGGTKIDIGIVTREGKVIHNIKIPTEVENGPENAIKRMKETINVLLNKLDLSIEDLGGIGIGSPGPLDTKEGVILKTSNLTGWENTRIVDMLKEDFKNIPIRLENDANAATIGEYLFGSGKNHKDFVYITVSTGVGGGAIVNGHFQSGANSNAFEIGHTILNFNGPKCNCGNYGCIEAYASGTALERFAKEAIDSGEESLIKELAGEGKIKGEHIVGAAKEKDPLALKLIEDEGYYLGLSLYNVIANYNPEVIAIGGGLSNALNMFYDKMMETIKGMSLKANIEACQIKKAERSDCGLVGAAALSFYEY, encoded by the coding sequence ATGAAAGAATTTTTTTGTGGTATTGATTTAGGCGGCACAAAAATTGATATTGGAATCGTTACTAGAGAAGGTAAAGTTATTCATAATATAAAAATTCCTACAGAAGTAGAAAATGGTCCTGAAAATGCAATTAAAAGAATGAAAGAAACTATCAATGTCCTTCTTAATAAGTTAGATTTATCTATAGAAGATTTAGGTGGAATAGGAATAGGTTCTCCTGGTCCACTTGATACTAAGGAAGGTGTTATTCTTAAGACTTCTAACCTGACAGGATGGGAAAATACTAGAATAGTAGATATGTTAAAAGAGGACTTTAAGAATATTCCCATAAGATTAGAAAATGACGCTAATGCTGCTACCATAGGAGAATATTTATTTGGAAGTGGTAAGAATCATAAAGATTTTGTGTATATTACAGTAAGTACAGGAGTAGGTGGTGGTGCCATAGTAAATGGACATTTCCAATCGGGAGCAAATTCTAATGCCTTTGAAATTGGACATACTATCCTAAACTTCAATGGACCTAAGTGTAATTGTGGAAACTATGGATGTATTGAAGCCTATGCCTCAGGTACTGCCTTAGAAAGATTTGCTAAGGAGGCCATTGATTCTGGTGAAGAATCCTTAATAAAAGAATTGGCTGGAGAAGGTAAAATTAAAGGTGAACACATTGTTGGGGCAGCAAAGGAAAAGGATCCTCTAGCTTTAAAACTTATTGAAGACGAAGGATATTATTTAGGCCTAAGCCTTTATAATGTGATTGCCAATTATAATCCTGAAGTAATTGCAATTGGCGGAGGATTATCTAATGCCCTTAATATGTTCTATGATAAAATGATGGAAACTATAAAAGGTATGTCTTTAAAGGCAAATATTGAAGCATGCCAGATTAAAAAAGCTGAGAGATCAGATTGCGGACTTGTGGGAGCTGCTGCTTTAAGCTTCTATGAATACTAA
- a CDS encoding AI-2E family transporter translates to MNKKIIRFSYSSLVFAVIMIILIGSLCVNKSMRISYYRVIFPIVNGFFLAYILDPFVVFFERKFNMKRNMSVFIAVFIVTLIVILLGTLVVHNVINSIINFLETLPHSSNLTTGMITDRIINKIGINRIDDLDKNTIAIIRNSINKGISSIKYVPKSFGNFQGTIFGICKKIISCLLGVYILLDKKLLIARAKRMLYAFTSNERADYIVYIINKGNDIFSNFVVGKVIDSAIIGLICFVILIMVKCPYALLISLVVGTTNVLPFVGPIIGGVVAVIITLIASPKMTLVVGLIIALLQQFDGAILGPKILGDKIGVGAFWIIVAITLSGAVGGVVGMFFGVPMVVLIKNLVEEHVNRRLKRKKMTLLELENLNE, encoded by the coding sequence ATGAACAAAAAAATCATAAGGTTTAGTTATAGTAGTTTAGTATTTGCAGTAATAATGATAATTTTAATAGGAAGCCTATGTGTAAATAAAAGTATGAGAATTAGCTATTATAGAGTCATATTTCCTATTGTGAATGGATTCTTTTTAGCATATATATTAGACCCATTTGTAGTTTTTTTCGAAAGAAAATTTAATATGAAAAGAAATATGAGTGTGTTTATAGCCGTTTTTATTGTCACATTAATTGTTATCTTGCTAGGAACTTTGGTAGTACACAATGTAATAAATAGTATAATAAACTTTTTAGAAACATTGCCACATTCTAGCAATCTAACTACTGGGATGATTACAGATAGAATAATAAATAAAATAGGTATTAACCGTATAGATGATTTAGATAAAAATACTATAGCTATTATAAGAAATAGTATTAATAAGGGAATATCGAGTATTAAATATGTACCAAAGAGCTTTGGCAATTTTCAAGGAACTATTTTTGGTATTTGTAAAAAAATAATAAGTTGTCTATTAGGAGTGTATATATTATTAGACAAAAAATTACTAATTGCCAGGGCAAAACGTATGCTATATGCCTTTACTAGTAATGAAAGAGCGGATTATATAGTTTATATAATTAATAAGGGCAATGATATATTTTCTAATTTTGTAGTTGGAAAAGTAATTGATTCAGCAATTATTGGATTAATTTGCTTTGTTATATTAATAATGGTAAAGTGTCCATACGCCTTATTAATATCCTTAGTTGTGGGAACTACTAATGTACTTCCATTTGTGGGACCTATAATAGGAGGTGTTGTGGCTGTGATTATAACTTTGATTGCAAGTCCTAAAATGACTCTAGTAGTAGGTCTAATAATTGCACTACTTCAGCAGTTTGATGGAGCCATATTAGGTCCTAAGATATTAGGAGATAAGATTGGGGTAGGAGCATTTTGGATAATAGTGGCTATAACCCTGTCAGGTGCCGTAGGAGGAGTTGTAGGCATGTTCTTTGGAGTTCCTATGGTAGTTCTAATCAAAAATTTAGTGGAAGAACATGTAAACAGAAGACTAAAGAGAAAGAAAATGACTCTATTAGAGTTGGAAAATTTAAATGAATGA
- the cobT gene encoding nicotinate-nucleotide--dimethylbenzimidazole phosphoribosyltransferase: MKKLQETIKSITPLSKNHMDLAKERLDLLIKPLDSLGKLETIAIQLSGIYENNYYDTSNKLILGFGADHGVYEENVSPCKQVVTQQQFANFVGGGNGVSTLCNFTNSHVWAIDVGINCDEEITGVFNEKIRKSTDNMRIGPAMAYDEAIKSLEIGIKYATLAKEKGYKVIGIGEMGICNTTPSTAIMSVFFDLLPENITGMGCGLDNEGILRKMNVIKDSIKINKPDKNDPIDILAKVGGFEIGAMAGAILGAASLRMPVVLDGFISYAAFIIAYGLNNLCKDYAIPSHMSAEPASKLVLDKLSLSPLLNLDMKLGEGSGAALAFNIIEAANFTYKNMLTFDESNMENTHP, encoded by the coding sequence ATGAAAAAATTACAAGAAACTATTAAATCAATTACACCACTTAGTAAAAACCATATGGATTTAGCTAAGGAAAGACTAGACCTTCTTATTAAGCCTTTAGATAGTTTGGGTAAATTAGAAACTATAGCTATTCAGTTATCTGGAATTTATGAAAATAATTACTATGATACTTCCAATAAATTAATTTTAGGTTTTGGAGCTGATCATGGAGTTTATGAGGAAAATGTATCTCCTTGTAAACAGGTGGTTACACAGCAACAATTTGCCAACTTTGTAGGTGGAGGTAATGGAGTATCTACCCTATGTAATTTTACAAATTCCCATGTTTGGGCCATAGATGTGGGCATAAATTGCGATGAAGAAATTACTGGAGTTTTTAATGAAAAAATCAGAAAGTCTACTGATAATATGAGAATAGGACCTGCCATGGCCTATGATGAAGCCATAAAGTCTTTAGAGATAGGAATTAAATATGCTACTTTAGCTAAGGAAAAGGGATACAAAGTAATTGGTATCGGAGAAATGGGTATATGTAATACTACTCCATCAACAGCAATTATGAGTGTATTCTTTGATCTATTACCTGAAAATATTACGGGTATGGGCTGTGGCCTTGATAATGAAGGTATCCTTAGAAAGATGAATGTTATAAAGGATTCTATTAAAATTAACAAGCCAGATAAAAATGATCCTATAGATATATTAGCTAAGGTTGGAGGATTTGAGATAGGGGCCATGGCTGGAGCCATATTAGGAGCTGCTAGCTTAAGAATGCCTGTTGTATTAGATGGTTTCATATCTTATGCGGCATTTATTATTGCCTATGGTTTAAATAACCTTTGTAAAGATTATGCCATTCCATCCCATATGTCTGCAGAACCCGCATCTAAATTGGTTTTAGATAAGTTATCCTTATCGCCCCTTTTAAATTTAGATATGAAGTTGGGAGAAGGTTCTGGTGCAGCATTGGCCTTTAACATAATAGAAGCAGCTAACTTTACATACAAAAATATGCTTACCTTCGATGAATCTAATATGGAAAATACTCACCCATAA
- a CDS encoding VanZ family protein, with amino-acid sequence MKKKHINVMSKLLLGVYLIYLFYLVFLSPYYGRTTYHVSYNVIPFSTISEYAFLKYGIRNTIINIGGNIVAFMPLGFLLPLAYNKTNNYIKIFMLALITTCSIELLQYIYRVGTCDIDDIILNLVGAMLGYILVKKIKI; translated from the coding sequence ATGAAGAAAAAACATATAAATGTGATGAGCAAATTATTACTAGGAGTATACTTGATATATTTGTTTTATCTAGTGTTTCTTAGTCCCTATTATGGGAGAACTACCTATCATGTCAGTTATAATGTTATACCATTTAGTACTATTTCTGAGTATGCGTTTTTAAAATATGGTATAAGAAATACAATAATTAATATTGGGGGCAATATTGTAGCTTTTATGCCTTTAGGATTTTTATTACCACTAGCCTATAATAAGACTAATAATTATATAAAAATATTTATGTTAGCCCTAATAACTACTTGCAGTATTGAACTACTTCAATATATTTATAGGGTAGGCACTTGTGATATAGATGATATTATATTAAATCTGGTAGGAGCCATGTTAGGATATATATTAGTGAAAAAGATTAAAATATAG
- a CDS encoding metallophosphoesterase has translation MDVRSRIIELPTYEKYRLIVMSDIHGGLNSYKKLTEKVKLAENDYLIILGDFIEKGPYSKKLLEELKKISKHKNRIIISGNCEAFISYLMKDINHCEKMYKYMGNKPYRSIFDDWIGELNVNLDETTPEELHIRINKVYKEDIDFISTLPIGLEFDKFIFVHGGIDYINDWKDSSFRTLLACDEFYKKGHKSDKIVVVGHWPTSNYKGFSGSGDVIIDKEKRIICIDGGYAVKIKGQMNALIIEKDGGNYNISSEKIDDFTKYKVIEENKGSEKIPEKLGWPCNKIRIIEKKEEFSLCERIHNGEYINVKNELIEFDGKEYYCNQDYQEYFLTVNKGDEIRVAGIYGKYALARFKDEYGWIETRKISVGE, from the coding sequence ATGGATGTTAGGAGTAGAATAATTGAACTTCCCACTTATGAAAAGTATAGATTAATAGTCATGAGTGATATTCATGGTGGGCTAAATTCATATAAAAAATTAACTGAGAAAGTTAAATTAGCAGAAAATGATTATTTAATCATATTAGGAGACTTCATAGAGAAGGGTCCCTATAGTAAAAAATTATTAGAAGAGCTGAAGAAAATATCAAAACATAAAAATAGAATAATAATATCAGGCAATTGTGAGGCATTTATATCTTATCTCATGAAAGATATAAACCACTGTGAAAAAATGTACAAATATATGGGAAATAAGCCTTATAGAAGTATATTTGATGATTGGATAGGTGAATTGAATGTTAATTTGGATGAAACTACACCAGAGGAACTTCATATAAGAATTAATAAAGTATATAAAGAGGATATAGATTTCATAAGCACATTGCCAATAGGACTGGAATTTGATAAGTTCATATTTGTACATGGTGGTATAGATTATATTAATGACTGGAAGGACAGTTCCTTTAGAACTTTGTTAGCCTGTGATGAATTTTATAAAAAGGGTCACAAAAGTGATAAAATTGTAGTGGTAGGCCACTGGCCCACTTCAAATTATAAGGGTTTTAGTGGTAGCGGAGATGTAATTATAGATAAAGAGAAAAGGATAATATGTATAGATGGTGGCTACGCAGTAAAAATAAAGGGCCAAATGAATGCTCTTATTATTGAAAAAGACGGGGGAAATTACAATATATCTAGTGAAAAGATAGATGATTTTACTAAATATAAGGTTATTGAAGAAAACAAAGGCAGTGAAAAAATTCCTGAAAAATTAGGGTGGCCATGTAATAAAATTAGAATAATTGAAAAGAAAGAAGAATTTTCATTGTGTGAAAGAATTCATAATGGAGAATATATAAATGTTAAAAATGAATTGATAGAATTTGATGGAAAAGAATATTATTGTAATCAAGACTATCAGGAATATTTTTTAACGGTAAATAAGGGAGATGAAATAAGGGTGGCAGGTATATATGGAAAATATGCTTTAGCCAGGTTTAAGGATGAATATGGATGGATTGAAACTAGAAAGATTTCTGTTGGTGAGTAA
- a CDS encoding CPBP family intramembrane glutamic endopeptidase produces MENKKTYIEIKDSIRVLIMYIFVFNIMVVMGLGMLYEIMGKTLEVTLENMIISIVSCIFIIKWCEKRYIVELKKLFNTKKVTILKLFFMLISITGLIILLSEIDNLVKVVFPIRGMWKELFVDMFGQEHNLWQKIIAIVIVGPIVEELLFRGIILKGFMKHYSPKKAVIVSAFLFALVHMNIWQFVVAFPLGLILGWWFVKTNSIIPCILGHMFNNSIPFIITYIINVEIPGFNTSGEIVQFQPMWFNLLGLGLFSMGVILLVTIFKNDKNQIIE; encoded by the coding sequence GTGGAAAATAAAAAGACTTATATAGAAATAAAGGATTCAATAAGAGTTTTGATTATGTATATATTTGTGTTTAACATTATGGTAGTAATGGGATTGGGCATGTTATATGAAATAATGGGCAAAACATTAGAAGTAACCTTAGAAAATATGATAATAAGTATAGTGTCTTGTATTTTTATAATAAAGTGGTGTGAAAAGAGATATATAGTTGAACTAAAAAAACTATTTAATACAAAAAAGGTTACCATACTTAAATTGTTTTTTATGCTAATATCCATAACAGGTCTAATAATATTATTATCTGAAATAGATAATTTAGTAAAGGTTGTATTTCCCATAAGGGGCATGTGGAAAGAACTATTTGTAGATATGTTTGGTCAGGAGCACAATTTGTGGCAGAAAATTATTGCAATAGTCATAGTAGGGCCAATTGTGGAAGAACTATTATTTAGAGGTATAATTTTAAAGGGATTCATGAAACACTATTCTCCTAAGAAAGCCGTAATAGTATCAGCATTTTTATTTGCCCTAGTTCATATGAATATTTGGCAGTTTGTAGTGGCCTTTCCCTTGGGTCTTATATTAGGATGGTGGTTTGTAAAAACAAACTCCATTATACCTTGTATTTTAGGTCATATGTTTAACAATAGCATTCCCTTTATAATTACCTATATTATAAATGTGGAAATACCAGGCTTTAATACAAGCGGTGAAATAGTACAATTTCAACCCATGTGGTTTAATTTACTGGGATTAGGTCTATTTAGTATGGGAGTTATATTACTTGTAACTATATTTAAAAATGATAAAAATCAGATTATAGAATAG
- a CDS encoding M55 family metallopeptidase, giving the protein MKIYISADIEGITGVTSWSETSKGDSDYENGRIQMEREVNGAITGAKNKGAKDIWVKDAHETGRNIDPDSLPKDAKLLRGWSGHPFAMVEGIDDTFHACAFIGYHAASGNDGSPLSHTMNTTKIASMKINGIETSEFLIHAYAAASVGVPTVLVSGDERLCAHVKDINKNIEVVPVKKGIGEATINMHPELAVELIEEKMEKALDGDISKCMIELPKSFEVELEFTKHKDAYTGSFYPGMEQTGPTKLLYKTDKYFDVLRMISFVVL; this is encoded by the coding sequence ATGAAAATATATATTAGTGCTGATATTGAGGGGATTACAGGTGTAACTAGTTGGAGTGAAACGTCAAAGGGAGACTCTGATTATGAAAATGGAAGAATTCAAATGGAAAGGGAAGTTAATGGAGCAATTACAGGAGCAAAGAATAAAGGAGCAAAAGATATATGGGTAAAGGACGCTCATGAAACAGGTAGAAATATAGATCCTGATAGTTTACCAAAAGATGCTAAACTACTAAGGGGTTGGAGTGGCCATCCATTTGCCATGGTAGAAGGGATAGATGATACATTTCATGCCTGTGCTTTTATTGGATACCATGCAGCATCTGGAAACGATGGAAGTCCCCTTAGTCATACGATGAATACTACCAAGATTGCTAGTATGAAAATAAATGGTATAGAAACTAGTGAATTTTTAATTCATGCTTATGCAGCTGCAAGTGTGGGAGTACCTACGGTTTTAGTAAGTGGAGATGAACGTTTATGTGCCCATGTAAAAGATATTAATAAAAATATAGAGGTAGTTCCCGTTAAAAAGGGCATAGGAGAGGCTACTATAAATATGCACCCAGAACTGGCAGTGGAGTTAATAGAGGAAAAAATGGAAAAAGCATTAGATGGAGATATTAGTAAGTGTATGATAGAACTACCAAAGTCATTTGAAGTAGAACTAGAATTTACTAAGCATAAGGATGCTTATACGGGGTCATTTTATCCAGGTATGGAACAAACAGGTCCTACTAAACTTTTATATAAAACAGATAAGTACTTTGATGTATTAAGGATGATTTCCTTTGTAGTCCTATAA
- a CDS encoding ABC transporter substrate-binding protein — protein sequence MKKFRKTALFLTLVLIMSMAFVGCGDKAMTTVRLAEVTHSVFYAPQYVAITNGFFEEEGIELEVINGQGADKTMTALLSDNDT from the coding sequence GTGAAAAAGTTTAGAAAGACGGCTCTTTTTCTCACCTTGGTACTAATCATGTCAATGGCATTTGTTGGTTGCGGTGACAAAGCCATGACTACAGTTCGGTTAGCAGAAGTTACTCACTCAGTATTCTACGCACCTCAATATGTGGCCATAACCAATGGTTTCTTTGAAGAAGAAGGAATAGAATTAGAAGTGATTAATGGCCAAGGTGCAGATAAAACTATGACTGCTCTATTATCTGATAATGATACCTAA